In Streptomyces capitiformicae, one genomic interval encodes:
- a CDS encoding DUF397 domain-containing protein, with the protein MRTTPELDWFKSSYSGGDGDNCVEVAMRPEAVHVRDSKDKRIRPLVVTPTAWAAFTTLLGG; encoded by the coding sequence ATGAGGACCACCCCTGAGCTGGACTGGTTCAAGAGCAGTTACAGCGGCGGAGACGGGGACAACTGTGTGGAGGTCGCCATGCGCCCCGAAGCCGTCCACGTCCGCGACTCCAAGGACAAGCGCATCCGCCCCCTCGTCGTCACGCCGACGGCCTGGGCGGCGTTCACCACGCTTCTGGGCGGCTGA
- a CDS encoding DUF397 domain-containing protein — protein sequence MSPTDELTWFKSSYSGSENDNCVEVAMRPEAIHIRDSKDKAIRPLVVTPTAWAAFTALAAAL from the coding sequence ATGAGCCCCACCGACGAGCTGACGTGGTTCAAGAGCAGCTACAGCGGCAGCGAGAACGACAACTGCGTCGAAGTCGCCATGCGCCCCGAGGCGATCCACATCCGCGACTCCAAGGACAAGGCCATCCGCCCCCTCGTCGTCACACCGACCGCCTGGGCGGCGTTCACGGCGCTCGCGGCAGCACTATGA
- a CDS encoding helix-turn-helix domain-containing protein, whose amino-acid sequence MTADHSGAGGTNSEAELSDSLKTFGVVLKALREEACLTQEEFALRVRYSHAYIAKIEQGKRFPPTDLPTRAAEALGPVALKVLTAAAKSLTRRAVLASWFRQWAGIEEDALSLYAYECRAVPGLLQPEAYIRAIFDRRLPPTSEEQIEHEVASRLDRQQLIVTRPNTAFSFVIEQGVLARRMGGREVTRNVIDHLLEVGTRRNVEIQIMPTVQEDHCGIDGQMCLAETPAHQWLGYTEGQRSSSLISAPKDVSVLLQRYGKLRSQALDCRATVKLLEQMLGAL is encoded by the coding sequence ATGACGGCGGACCACAGCGGAGCGGGCGGCACGAACAGCGAAGCGGAACTCTCCGACAGCCTCAAGACCTTCGGCGTGGTCCTGAAGGCCCTGCGCGAGGAAGCCTGCCTGACTCAGGAGGAGTTCGCGCTGCGGGTGCGTTACTCGCACGCGTACATCGCCAAGATCGAGCAGGGGAAGCGGTTCCCGCCGACCGATCTGCCCACGCGGGCGGCGGAGGCGCTGGGCCCGGTCGCGCTCAAGGTCCTCACGGCTGCGGCGAAGAGCCTGACGAGGAGGGCGGTGCTGGCATCATGGTTCCGGCAGTGGGCGGGCATCGAAGAGGATGCACTCTCCCTCTACGCGTACGAATGTCGGGCGGTTCCTGGGCTGTTGCAGCCAGAGGCGTACATCCGAGCGATCTTCGACCGGCGGCTGCCGCCGACGTCTGAGGAGCAGATCGAGCACGAGGTCGCGTCTCGGCTGGACCGCCAGCAGCTCATCGTTACCAGGCCGAACACGGCCTTCAGCTTCGTCATCGAGCAGGGTGTCCTGGCCCGGCGCATGGGCGGGCGGGAGGTCACCAGGAACGTCATCGACCACCTTCTTGAGGTGGGCACCCGACGCAACGTCGAGATCCAGATCATGCCCACCGTCCAAGAGGACCATTGCGGCATCGACGGCCAGATGTGCTTGGCTGAGACGCCCGCTCACCAGTGGCTCGGTTACACCGAAGGGCAGCGATCCAGCAGCCTGATCTCCGCACCCAAGGACGTGAGCGTTCTGCTCCAGCGCTATGGCAAGCTGCGTTCACAGGCCCTGGACTGCCGGGCTACCGTGAAGCTGCTGGAACAGATGCTAGGAGCGCTATGA
- a CDS encoding SEC-C domain-containing protein, with protein MASKRRTGGKHSKNSKNRKTRGGGRTPVQRVIDIPSPADHAKAAQECEELAERHPEEREELLLEAADAWSDAGEYDRAVTLYERLLDADTADGCSEPELVDAYRIGVLWDAGRCEDARAAAAAFRRRHPRHAGAWNFVAETFEAGDETSTAAEWFTAGITHALGASGPVTVEAVEADPHHYDIEMLVIGRHRVRRLLGEPHDDWDDVADVLHEHRAAPFFGRVTPLDEMHDPLRLMQMVNGVPEALETAIEALPDELGHGSRHAHTAALRSTCVLYWPPEEFTALLARRPEAADSYGTDHAGHRRQVEHTLRELSEEGATHLAVGRATVSGLESHAAAEGGASPDAPDTRSAYAAELARRGLVTDWPPPRNGPCWCGSGRKYKKCCGNPATA; from the coding sequence ATGGCCAGCAAGCGCCGTACCGGCGGCAAGCACAGCAAGAACAGCAAGAACAGGAAAACGCGGGGCGGCGGTCGTACCCCCGTCCAGAGGGTGATCGATATCCCCTCTCCCGCCGACCACGCCAAGGCCGCGCAGGAGTGCGAGGAACTGGCGGAGCGGCACCCCGAGGAGCGTGAGGAACTGCTTCTGGAGGCCGCCGACGCGTGGAGCGACGCGGGCGAGTACGACCGGGCCGTCACCCTGTACGAACGACTGCTGGACGCGGACACGGCGGATGGGTGCTCCGAACCGGAGCTCGTGGACGCCTATCGCATCGGCGTGCTGTGGGACGCCGGACGGTGCGAGGACGCCCGCGCGGCCGCCGCCGCCTTCCGCAGGCGGCATCCCCGGCACGCCGGGGCCTGGAACTTCGTCGCGGAGACCTTCGAGGCGGGGGACGAGACGAGTACGGCGGCCGAGTGGTTCACGGCGGGCATCACCCACGCCCTCGGCGCGAGTGGGCCGGTGACGGTGGAGGCGGTGGAGGCCGACCCGCACCACTACGACATCGAGATGCTGGTCATCGGCCGCCACCGGGTGCGGCGGCTGCTCGGCGAGCCGCACGACGACTGGGACGACGTGGCCGACGTACTGCACGAGCATCGTGCCGCGCCCTTCTTCGGCCGCGTGACACCGCTTGACGAGATGCATGATCCGCTCCGGCTCATGCAGATGGTGAACGGCGTTCCCGAGGCACTGGAGACCGCCATCGAGGCACTGCCGGACGAACTCGGGCACGGGAGCCGACACGCGCATACGGCGGCCTTGAGGAGTACCTGCGTCCTGTACTGGCCGCCGGAGGAGTTCACCGCGCTCCTGGCGCGCCGGCCGGAAGCGGCGGACTCCTACGGCACCGATCATGCCGGCCACCGGCGGCAGGTCGAACACACACTGAGGGAGCTGTCCGAGGAGGGGGCCACGCACCTCGCCGTCGGCCGTGCGACGGTGAGCGGGCTGGAGTCCCACGCGGCGGCGGAGGGCGGCGCATCCCCCGACGCCCCGGACACCCGGTCCGCGTACGCCGCCGAACTCGCCCGCAGGGGGCTGGTGACCGACTGGCCGCCGCCCCGGAACGGCCCCTGCTGGTGCGGCTCCGGGCGGAAGTACAAGAAGTGCTGCGGAAACCCCGCGACCGCATGA
- the fabG gene encoding 3-oxoacyl-[acyl-carrier-protein] reductase yields the protein MSRSVLVTGGNRGIGLAIARAFADNGDKVAYTYRSGEPPAALQELGCLAVRCDITDPEQVEQAYKEIEAQHGPVEVLIANAGVTKDQLLMRMSEEDFTSVLDTNLTGTFRVVKRANRGMLRAKKGRVVLISSVVGLYGSPGQANYAASKAGLVGFARSLARELGSRNITFNVVAPGFVDTDMTQVLTDEQRANIVSQVPLGRYAQPEEIAATVRFLASDDASYITGAVIPVDGGLGMGH from the coding sequence TTGAGCCGCTCGGTTCTCGTCACCGGAGGCAACCGGGGCATCGGCCTCGCCATCGCCCGCGCGTTCGCCGACAACGGCGACAAGGTCGCGTACACGTACCGCTCGGGTGAGCCGCCGGCCGCCCTCCAGGAGCTGGGCTGCCTCGCGGTCAGGTGCGACATCACCGATCCCGAGCAGGTGGAGCAGGCCTACAAGGAGATCGAGGCCCAGCACGGCCCGGTCGAGGTCCTGATCGCCAACGCCGGCGTCACCAAGGACCAGCTCCTGATGCGCATGTCCGAGGAGGACTTCACCTCGGTCCTCGACACCAACCTCACCGGCACCTTCCGCGTCGTCAAGCGTGCCAACCGCGGCATGCTGCGCGCCAAGAAGGGCCGCGTCGTGCTGATCTCGTCGGTCGTCGGGCTGTACGGCTCGCCCGGCCAGGCGAACTACGCCGCCTCCAAGGCCGGTCTCGTCGGGTTCGCGCGTTCCCTCGCCCGTGAGCTGGGCTCCCGCAACATCACCTTCAACGTCGTCGCGCCGGGCTTCGTCGACACCGACATGACTCAGGTGCTGACCGACGAGCAGCGCGCGAACATCGTCTCGCAGGTGCCGCTCGGCCGGTACGCGCAGCCCGAGGAGATTGCCGCGACGGTGCGGTTCCTCGCCTCGGACGACGCCTCGTACATCACTGGAGCCGTCATCCCCGTAGACGGCGGACTGGGAATGGGTCACTGA
- the fabI gene encoding enoyl-ACP reductase FabI, with product MSGILEGKRVLITGVLMESSIAFHTAKLAQEQGAEIILTAFPRPTLTERIAKKLPKPTKVIELDVTNDEHLGRLADIVGEELGGLDGVVHSIGFAPQDALGGNFLNTPFESVATAMHVSAYSLKSLTMACLPLMQNGGSVVGLTFDAKFAWPQYDWMGPAKAALEATSRYIARDLGKQNIRCNLVSAGPLASMAAKSIPGFGELAAVWDNRSPLEWDLKDPEPAGRGVVALLSDWFPKTTGEIIHVDGGLHAIGA from the coding sequence ATGAGCGGAATTCTCGAGGGCAAGCGCGTCCTGATCACCGGTGTGCTGATGGAGTCCTCCATCGCCTTCCACACCGCCAAGCTGGCCCAGGAGCAGGGCGCCGAGATCATCCTGACCGCGTTCCCGCGGCCCACGCTGACCGAGCGCATCGCCAAGAAGCTCCCCAAGCCCACCAAGGTCATCGAGCTCGACGTCACCAATGACGAGCACCTCGGGCGGCTCGCGGACATCGTCGGTGAGGAGCTCGGCGGTCTCGACGGCGTCGTCCACTCCATCGGCTTCGCCCCGCAGGACGCCCTCGGCGGCAACTTCCTCAACACGCCGTTCGAGTCCGTCGCCACCGCCATGCACGTCTCGGCGTACTCCCTGAAGTCGCTGACCATGGCCTGCCTGCCGCTGATGCAGAACGGCGGCTCCGTCGTCGGCCTCACCTTCGACGCGAAGTTCGCCTGGCCGCAGTACGACTGGATGGGCCCGGCCAAGGCCGCCCTGGAGGCCACCAGCCGTTACATCGCCCGCGACCTGGGCAAGCAGAACATCCGCTGCAACCTCGTCTCCGCCGGCCCTCTCGCCTCCATGGCCGCCAAGTCCATCCCGGGCTTCGGTGAGCTGGCCGCCGTGTGGGACAACCGTTCGCCCCTGGAGTGGGACCTCAAGGACCCCGAGCCGGCCGGCCGCGGTGTCGTCGCGCTGCTCAGCGACTGGTTCCCGAAGACCACCGGTGAGATCATCCACGTCGACGGCGGGCTGCACGCGATCGGCGCGTGA
- a CDS encoding FadR/GntR family transcriptional regulator, with protein MPLSHPRRSALSEQVIAALRNQITSGEWPVGSRIPTEPELVEQLGVARNTVREAVRALAHNGLLDIRQGSGTYVVATSELAGVMHRRFADADPHHIAELRSALESSAAKLAARRRTEKDLKQLDALLVRREEAWASGDTEAFVAADATFHMAVVAASHNDVVTTVYADLGEVLRDWLRGDVGDELTPETYLDHARLVDAIRAGDAETAAAEAADYPFHCRPERVSPPPSGG; from the coding sequence ATGCCTCTGAGTCATCCCCGTCGTTCGGCGCTGTCCGAGCAGGTCATCGCCGCGCTGCGGAACCAGATCACCTCGGGCGAGTGGCCGGTCGGCTCCCGCATCCCCACCGAGCCCGAGCTGGTCGAGCAGCTGGGCGTCGCCCGGAACACGGTCCGCGAGGCCGTTCGCGCGCTCGCGCACAACGGTCTGCTGGACATCCGCCAGGGCTCCGGTACGTACGTCGTCGCGACCAGCGAGCTGGCGGGCGTGATGCACCGTCGCTTCGCGGACGCCGATCCCCACCACATCGCCGAGCTGCGCTCCGCCCTGGAGTCCAGCGCCGCCAAGCTGGCCGCCCGGCGGCGCACCGAGAAGGACCTGAAGCAGCTGGACGCGCTTCTCGTACGCCGTGAGGAGGCGTGGGCGTCGGGCGACACGGAGGCCTTCGTGGCCGCCGACGCGACCTTCCACATGGCGGTGGTGGCCGCGTCCCACAACGACGTGGTGACGACCGTCTACGCGGACCTGGGCGAGGTTCTGCGGGACTGGCTGCGCGGCGACGTCGGCGATGAGCTGACCCCGGAGACGTATCTGGACCACGCCCGGCTCGTGGACGCGATCCGGGCGGGCGACGCGGAGACCGCCGCGGCGGAGGCGGCCGACTATCCGTTCCACTGCCGCCCGGAACGGGTCAGTCCGCCGCCTTCTGGTGGCTGA
- a CDS encoding CynX/NimT family MFS transporter → MMGVMVSEKTRPTTSLSIRTSAASRPEARSTRAWRTRWAPRLVIAGIVLTALSLRPAITSLGSLLEEVRAGLGMSGSVAGLLTSVPPLCFAVFGVTAPRLARRFGPAAVVCAGMAAIALGLLIRPYAGGTAGFLAVSALALMGIAVSNVLLPVIVKRWFPDRVGSMTGLYSMALAVGMSSAAAVTVPMTEALGGSWQTGLAVWSALAAAAVVPWLPFVRDRGASPAAQAPAREQAPAREQAPAREQAPAREEGSGPRITRSRTAWALAVFFGLQATAAYITMGWMPQIFRDAGVPAGTAGLLLAVTMAVGVPLYFLIPRFATRLPHQGPIVVFLGVCGLIGYAGLYIAPAGGAWAWALVLGIANCAFPLALAMVGMRARTGAGVVKLSAFAQSIGYLISIPGPLLVGVLYQHSGGWGQPLALMAALMIPQIAVGVLAGRDRLVEDEAAR, encoded by the coding sequence ATGATGGGCGTTATGGTGAGCGAGAAGACCCGGCCGACGACCTCTCTGTCCATACGCACCTCGGCAGCGAGTCGACCTGAAGCACGGTCCACGCGCGCGTGGAGGACGCGATGGGCGCCGCGGCTGGTGATCGCGGGCATCGTTCTGACGGCCCTCAGCCTCCGCCCGGCCATCACCAGCCTCGGATCCCTCCTCGAAGAGGTGCGCGCCGGGCTCGGTATGAGCGGCAGCGTCGCCGGACTGCTCACCTCCGTGCCTCCGCTCTGCTTCGCCGTCTTCGGCGTCACGGCCCCTCGGCTCGCCCGGCGCTTCGGCCCCGCCGCCGTGGTCTGCGCCGGCATGGCCGCGATCGCACTCGGCCTGCTGATCCGCCCGTACGCCGGAGGCACGGCGGGCTTCCTGGCCGTGAGCGCCCTCGCCCTGATGGGCATCGCCGTCAGCAACGTCCTGCTGCCGGTCATCGTCAAACGCTGGTTCCCGGACCGGGTGGGCTCCATGACGGGCCTGTACTCCATGGCCCTCGCCGTCGGTATGTCGTCCGCGGCCGCCGTCACCGTACCCATGACCGAGGCCCTGGGCGGGAGTTGGCAGACCGGCCTCGCCGTGTGGTCGGCGCTCGCGGCGGCGGCCGTGGTGCCGTGGCTTCCGTTCGTCCGGGATCGGGGTGCGAGCCCGGCCGCACAGGCACCCGCGCGCGAGCAGGCGCCCGCGCGCGAGCAGGCGCCCGCGCGCGAGCAGGCGCCCGCGCGGGAGGAGGGTTCCGGGCCGCGTATCACCCGGAGCCGTACGGCCTGGGCACTCGCCGTATTCTTCGGGCTCCAGGCGACCGCCGCGTACATCACGATGGGGTGGATGCCCCAGATCTTCCGGGACGCCGGCGTCCCGGCCGGAACGGCGGGTCTGCTGCTCGCCGTCACGATGGCGGTGGGCGTGCCGCTGTACTTCCTGATCCCCCGGTTCGCCACGCGCCTGCCGCACCAGGGCCCCATCGTCGTGTTCCTGGGCGTGTGCGGGCTCATCGGGTACGCGGGCCTGTACATCGCTCCCGCGGGCGGAGCGTGGGCGTGGGCGCTGGTGCTCGGCATCGCCAACTGCGCCTTCCCGCTGGCGCTGGCCATGGTCGGCATGCGGGCGAGGACCGGCGCGGGCGTCGTCAAGCTCTCCGCCTTCGCACAGAGCATCGGCTACCTGATCTCGATCCCGGGACCGCTCCTGGTCGGCGTCCTCTACCAGCACAGCGGCGGCTGGGGGCAGCCCCTCGCCCTCATGGCCGCCCTGATGATCCCGCAGATCGCGGTGGGCGTCCTGGCAGGCCGCGACCGCCTGGTGGAGGACGAGGCAGCCCGCTGA
- a CDS encoding SGM_5486 family transporter-associated protein: MPVLDPNPQNGQKKMLLVFGSFLAIFVVIAIIAAIAAP; encoded by the coding sequence ATGCCAGTGCTCGACCCGAATCCCCAGAACGGCCAGAAGAAGATGCTCCTGGTCTTCGGCTCGTTCCTAGCCATCTTCGTAGTCATCGCCATCATCGCGGCGATCGCGGCCCCGTAA
- a CDS encoding SixA phosphatase family protein, with the protein MSVAEPRRIVLFRHAKADWPQVSDHERPLADRGRMDAAVAGRKLADSGIPFDLALCSTAVRTRETWKLAVHELAERPKTVYEERIYEASPGELIALLNETSDDAQNVVLIGHNPGVQALADILAGHAEGDTRERMSRRDFPAAAFAVLSFEGSWKSLEPGVGTLLDYWAPTE; encoded by the coding sequence ATGAGCGTCGCAGAACCCCGCAGGATTGTCCTCTTCCGGCATGCGAAGGCCGACTGGCCACAGGTGTCCGACCACGAGCGCCCGCTCGCCGACCGGGGCCGTATGGACGCCGCCGTCGCCGGGCGCAAGCTGGCCGACTCCGGCATCCCCTTCGACCTTGCCCTCTGCTCCACCGCCGTCAGGACCCGCGAGACCTGGAAGCTGGCCGTTCACGAGCTCGCCGAGCGGCCGAAAACGGTCTACGAGGAGCGGATCTACGAGGCCTCACCCGGCGAGCTGATCGCCCTGCTCAACGAAACCTCGGACGACGCGCAGAATGTCGTCCTGATCGGCCACAACCCCGGTGTGCAGGCCCTCGCCGACATCCTCGCCGGCCACGCCGAGGGCGACACCCGCGAGCGGATGAGCCGGCGTGACTTCCCGGCCGCCGCCTTCGCGGTGCTCTCCTTCGAGGGCTCCTGGAAGAGCCTGGAGCCGGGCGTGGGCACGCTGCTCGACTACTGGGCGCCCACGGAGTGA